The genome window CAAAGCAGCTACGCCGGGGTTTCCTGGACCCCTGACAGCGGTGTCTGGCCACTTCGGCTGAGCGGCAGCTTTGATGGTGCTACCAGTTGCCTGCAAGTGGTTAGAAAAAATAAAGGTAGTACCGCTGCTGTCTGCCCGCACAGCTACTCGAATTGGAGTATTGGGCAAGTTTTTAGCTTGTCCAGAAATTCCCGCTATTTTAGGATCGTTCCAGCGAGTAATTTTGCCTTCAAAGATGCCGTTCATGGCATCCTTATTTAGCCTCAGATTCGTCACTCCGGGCAAGTTGTAGACAACTGCAACAGCGCCGCCAGCAGTCGGAACCGCCATGACGCCGCGCTTTACTTCGGCTATTTGTTCAGCAGTCATCAGCGCGTCGCTGCCTGCGAAATCAACAGTGCCTGCAATTAATGCTTTGATACCAGCACCGCTGCCAGTTCCTTCGTAGTTTACAGTAATTTGATTTGCACTTCTCATCTGAGAGAAGTAGCGATCGTAAAGAGGTTTAGGGAAAGTTGCTCCCGAACCATTTAGTGTT of Oscillatoria nigro-viridis PCC 7112 contains these proteins:
- the pstS gene encoding phosphate ABC transporter substrate-binding protein PstS, with the protein product MNFFTGRWRRSFIVALAAAAFSLTLISSAVAAVTLNGSGATFPKPLYDRYFSQMRSANQITVNYEGTGSGAGIKALIAGTVDFAGSDALMTAEQIAEVKRGVMAVPTAGGAVAVVYNLPGVTNLRLNKDAMNGIFEGKITRWNDPKIAGISGQAKNLPNTPIRVAVRADSSGTTFIFSNHLQATGSTIKAAAQPKWPDTAVRGPGNPGVAALVKNTAGAIGYVQDTYARQNNLQTAFIQNKAGRFVDPSLAEAEKALAGETFPADFRLVEGNPNDGYPIVGLTWLLIYKQYPAAKAEAIKKMVNWVMTTGQGINKQLEFTQIPSATAQKVVQTVNQTVVARG